The Prosthecobacter algae genome includes a region encoding these proteins:
- a CDS encoding HEPN/Toprim-associated domain-containing protein, translated as MGSYAELSIDNHSIISMKSYVDPVVMTFFEECDRQSYLRKWVEQGEEWEEHIFEYAIASQKLKQRLDIMGFNLESVKGYFDEHVNACLKRFDSEDEYIELRWMNIQANKDFFSNYTFDRWVKEVQSFSLLGFCKHEFICKLETLPTYFRLIAGGEAGYNWGFPECDIRLMVRALLEAFADSVVKLDYSSLVSSGYYDGTEKLAKDAKYDITQEFIWSSSIVILTEGSSDAKILRESLKLLYPHLFPSFSFLDFEGPRLSGGASGLVQLLKGFAAANIANRVVAVFDNDTAAEESLKGLDIKSLPPSFKVIQYPNIDLGRSYPTVGPQGDVITNINGLAASIELYLGEDVLRDPSSGELMRVQWKGYNQSLQKYQGELLNKNLLMKRFDQKLLRATTASDYPEGDWSSLKSIWEAIISACITDV; from the coding sequence ATGGGAAGCTACGCTGAATTGTCTATTGATAATCATTCGATTATTTCAATGAAGTCTTATGTGGACCCGGTGGTAATGACTTTCTTTGAAGAATGCGATCGGCAATCGTACCTGCGAAAATGGGTTGAACAGGGGGAGGAATGGGAAGAACATATATTTGAATATGCTATCGCATCACAAAAGTTGAAGCAGCGTTTGGATATCATGGGGTTTAACCTTGAATCTGTTAAAGGATACTTCGACGAACATGTGAATGCTTGTTTAAAGCGGTTCGATAGTGAAGATGAATATATAGAACTACGGTGGATGAATATTCAGGCTAACAAGGATTTTTTCTCAAATTATACCTTTGATCGTTGGGTTAAAGAAGTTCAGAGTTTTTCCTTGTTGGGATTTTGCAAACACGAATTCATATGTAAGTTAGAAACATTGCCAACTTATTTCAGGTTAATCGCAGGGGGTGAAGCAGGCTATAATTGGGGGTTTCCTGAATGTGATATACGCTTGATGGTGCGAGCTTTATTGGAGGCGTTTGCGGATTCGGTAGTCAAGTTAGATTATTCTTCACTAGTATCATCAGGTTATTACGATGGAACAGAAAAGCTGGCCAAAGATGCCAAATATGATATAACACAAGAGTTCATTTGGAGCTCTAGTATTGTAATTCTCACGGAGGGATCTAGCGACGCAAAAATACTTAGGGAATCACTGAAATTACTTTATCCCCATCTTTTCCCTTCATTTTCCTTCTTGGATTTTGAAGGGCCTCGCTTATCCGGTGGGGCTAGTGGCTTAGTTCAGCTTTTAAAAGGATTCGCGGCAGCAAATATTGCTAATAGAGTTGTTGCCGTGTTTGATAATGATACAGCGGCTGAAGAGTCATTGAAAGGACTCGATATAAAATCCCTTCCTCCATCCTTCAAAGTTATTCAATATCCAAATATTGATCTGGGCAGATCTTATCCCACCGTTGGTCCACAAGGGGATGTTATAACGAACATCAATGGACTTGCTGCCAGTATAGAGCTGTATTTGGGGGAGGATGTGCTGAGAGACCCCTCTTCAGGAGAGTTAATGAGAGTCCAATGGAAGGGGTATAATCAATCTCTTCAAAAATACCAGGGCGAGCTATTGAATAAAAACTTACTTATGAAGAGATTCGATCAAAAGTTATTAAGGGCGACGACTGCTAGTGATTATCCTGAGGGGGATTGGTCTTCTTTAAAATCTATTTGGGAAGCTATTATTTCTGCGTGTATAACTGATGTCTAA
- a CDS encoding AAA family ATPase: MNLILPFDPATMSVPLPAQAAQASRAAATPAPSRRGPAWDVTELSPLPPDFSADLLNGLEVQELQLPARPALLGDWLKQGDLGYLFAPRGAGKSWMSMLIARAVAAGSPLGEWQAGQQPRPVYYFDAEMNLPDVQARMHSVGLFMLNFHLLSNEVVFKSRGHGINIASVEHQVSLSQCLQDGSLFIIDNLSTSQLGMAENDNDSFDAIRDWLLSLRHRAITVLIVHHAGRNGLMRGSSRREDMAHWILSLKEAGDPGQPAHRTTFSTEFTKCRNCTGTHARPLLWTLDTSTTPLTLGCESNEPQDAMLGYIRDGLTRSTELAEALGVHQATVSKWAGKLQREGKITISNRQYHLVN, from the coding sequence ATGAATCTGATCCTACCCTTTGATCCCGCCACCATGTCCGTCCCGCTGCCCGCCCAGGCCGCCCAGGCCAGCCGTGCCGCCGCCACCCCGGCCCCCAGCCGCCGTGGCCCTGCCTGGGATGTGACGGAGCTGAGTCCCCTGCCGCCGGATTTCTCGGCCGATCTGCTCAATGGACTCGAAGTCCAGGAACTGCAGCTCCCCGCCCGGCCCGCCCTCCTGGGCGACTGGCTGAAGCAGGGCGATCTGGGCTACCTCTTCGCCCCGCGTGGTGCGGGCAAAAGCTGGATGTCCATGCTCATCGCCCGCGCCGTGGCCGCCGGCAGTCCGCTGGGCGAATGGCAGGCCGGGCAGCAGCCCCGGCCCGTGTACTACTTTGATGCCGAGATGAACCTTCCCGATGTCCAGGCCCGCATGCACAGCGTGGGCCTCTTCATGCTGAACTTTCACCTCCTCAGCAACGAGGTCGTCTTCAAATCACGCGGCCACGGCATCAACATCGCCAGTGTGGAGCACCAGGTCTCCCTCAGCCAGTGCCTGCAAGACGGCAGCCTCTTCATCATTGATAACCTCTCCACCTCTCAGCTCGGCATGGCAGAAAACGACAACGACTCGTTCGATGCCATCCGCGACTGGCTGCTCTCCCTGCGTCACCGCGCCATCACCGTGCTCATCGTCCACCACGCCGGGCGCAATGGCCTGATGCGCGGCAGCAGTCGGCGGGAGGACATGGCCCACTGGATCCTCAGCCTGAAGGAAGCCGGAGATCCCGGCCAACCCGCCCACCGCACCACCTTCAGCACCGAGTTCACCAAATGCCGCAACTGCACCGGCACCCACGCCCGCCCCCTCCTGTGGACCCTGGATACCTCCACCACGCCGCTGACGCTGGGGTGTGAGTCAAACGAACCTCAGGATGCAATGCTGGGGTACATTCGCGACGGGCTGACACGATCAACCGAACTGGCCGAAGCGCTCGGCGTCCATCAGGCCACTGTTTCCAAATGGGCAGGGAAGTTGCAGCGGGAAGGAAAGATCACCATCAGCAACCGCCAGTACCATCTGGTGAATTGA
- a CDS encoding ABC-F family ATP-binding cassette domain-containing protein: MLTLRDVTKTFNARTLFTGANMTVNYAERVALVGPNGAGKSTLFSLILKEDEPDAGEVIRDEWTTLGYLPQESEPVGEETILDVATGKAGLIEELEKILREYEERGDVAAPEYNEAHSKHDALNDPQAEAKAKKILKGFGFKEEDFSKPAREYSGGWVMRAHLARILVIEPDLLLLDEPTNHLDLLSLMWFKNYLKNYPGAILLISHDRDFMDELIETVYEIEESKLVQYQGNYSEYLKQKEANWDRAYQAWKNQQKEIEAIQEFIDRFRSVTSKAAQAQSRERQLEKMEKLDRPRPLRKAFRFNFPQPPRGGQRVIALTDIHQAYGEKKIYQGLDLEVEKGERTVLVGPNGAGKSTLIKIMAGEVPFQKGERRFGTNIKMGYFSQHRADTLDPECTILEELKRCAPELREDDARSILGSFLFKREDVYKKCKVLSGGEKSRLNLVKFLVDPPNLLLMDEPTTHLDIWAIEGLILALQKFEGTLVFISHDVHFIRSLATKVLHINAGVVTPFSGGYDYYLEKTGAEENARAAVIAG, from the coding sequence ATGCTCACCCTCCGCGACGTCACCAAGACTTTCAATGCCCGAACGCTGTTCACCGGGGCCAACATGACCGTGAACTACGCCGAACGCGTGGCTCTCGTCGGCCCGAACGGTGCGGGCAAGTCCACCCTGTTTTCCCTGATCCTCAAGGAGGATGAGCCGGACGCGGGCGAGGTGATCCGCGATGAGTGGACCACCCTGGGCTACCTGCCGCAGGAAAGCGAGCCGGTCGGCGAGGAGACCATCCTGGACGTGGCCACGGGCAAGGCGGGCCTGATCGAGGAGCTGGAAAAGATCCTCCGCGAGTACGAGGAACGCGGCGATGTGGCGGCCCCGGAATACAACGAGGCGCACTCCAAGCACGATGCGCTGAATGATCCCCAGGCCGAAGCAAAGGCGAAGAAGATCCTGAAAGGCTTTGGCTTCAAGGAAGAGGATTTCAGCAAGCCCGCCCGCGAATACTCCGGCGGCTGGGTGATGCGCGCTCACCTGGCCCGCATCCTGGTCATCGAACCCGATCTTCTCCTGCTGGATGAGCCCACCAACCACCTGGACCTGCTGTCCCTGATGTGGTTTAAGAATTACCTGAAGAACTATCCGGGCGCGATCCTACTGATCTCCCATGACCGCGACTTCATGGACGAGCTGATCGAGACCGTTTACGAAATCGAAGAGAGCAAACTGGTGCAGTACCAGGGCAACTACAGCGAGTACCTGAAGCAGAAGGAAGCCAACTGGGACCGCGCCTACCAGGCCTGGAAAAACCAGCAGAAGGAAATCGAAGCCATCCAGGAATTCATCGACCGGTTCCGCTCCGTGACCTCCAAAGCCGCGCAGGCGCAAAGCCGCGAACGCCAACTGGAAAAGATGGAAAAGCTGGACCGGCCACGGCCCCTGCGGAAGGCCTTCCGTTTCAACTTCCCGCAGCCACCACGCGGTGGCCAGCGCGTCATCGCGCTGACGGACATCCATCAGGCCTACGGCGAAAAGAAGATCTATCAGGGCCTGGACCTGGAAGTGGAAAAGGGCGAGCGCACCGTGCTGGTGGGCCCCAACGGCGCGGGCAAGTCCACCCTCATCAAGATCATGGCCGGCGAGGTCCCCTTCCAGAAGGGCGAGCGCCGCTTTGGCACGAACATCAAGATGGGCTACTTCTCCCAGCACCGCGCCGATACGCTGGACCCAGAATGCACCATCCTGGAAGAACTGAAACGCTGTGCGCCGGAGCTGCGCGAAGACGATGCCCGCAGCATCCTGGGCAGCTTCCTGTTCAAGCGTGAAGACGTTTACAAGAAGTGCAAAGTCCTCAGCGGTGGCGAAAAGAGCCGCCTGAACCTGGTGAAGTTCCTGGTGGATCCGCCTAACCTACTTTTGATGGATGAGCCGACGACGCACTTGGACATCTGGGCCATCGAGGGCCTGATCCTGGCGCTGCAAAAGTTCGAAGGCACGCTGGTCTTCATTTCGCATGACGTGCACTTCATCCGCAGTCTGGCGACCAAGGTGCTGCACATCAATGCCGGAGTGGTCACGCCTTTCAGCGGCGGTTACGACTACTACCTGGAGAAGACAGGCGCCGAAGAGAATGCACGCGCAGCCGTGATCGCGGGCTGA
- a CDS encoding DUF1552 domain-containing protein: MSKILSRRTVLRGLGATVALPFLDAMRPRAVRAAAAVKAPTRMGFLFMPNGVREDRWTPEGQGTDFKFSPILSPLEAHRKDITVVTGLGNRASLAGDGHYAKTANWLTGTPIAKTTGKDLHCGISVDQVLAKEKGYLTRFPSLELGTEPIMSGVDRNVNYTMLYGSHIAWRTPTSPIPAEINPRFVFDRLFREDAAQRQASAEENKSVLDLVLADAKSLRAKVGKEDQQRLDEYLESLRHIERRIDADIARVASGENLDPAAKEAMARLDKRIAEAMAANPKDAGSRLRMDHTEHCRLMLDLMALSFQTDSTRTSTFMFGWAVSGKNFSFLPGVEGGHHQLSHHEGKADKLDAYEKINRWHVDQYSYLIDKLKSIQEGEGNLLDNSLILFGSSIRDGNKHDPRNLPLVLAGHGGGVKGGQHVVAAKDTPLCNLYTGMLNRAGVETPSFGDSSGILEV, from the coding sequence ATGTCCAAAATTCTTTCCCGTCGAACTGTCTTGCGTGGCCTGGGGGCCACGGTGGCGCTGCCTTTCCTGGATGCCATGCGGCCACGCGCGGTGCGGGCGGCCGCGGCGGTGAAGGCCCCCACGCGCATGGGCTTCCTGTTCATGCCGAACGGCGTGCGGGAAGATCGCTGGACGCCGGAGGGGCAGGGGACGGACTTTAAATTTTCGCCCATTTTGAGCCCGCTGGAGGCGCACCGGAAGGACATCACCGTGGTGACGGGCCTGGGCAACCGCGCCTCCCTGGCCGGGGACGGGCACTACGCGAAGACGGCGAACTGGCTGACAGGCACGCCCATCGCCAAGACCACGGGCAAGGACCTGCACTGCGGCATCTCCGTGGACCAGGTGCTGGCCAAGGAAAAAGGGTATCTCACACGCTTCCCCTCCCTGGAGCTGGGCACGGAGCCGATCATGAGCGGCGTGGACCGCAATGTGAACTACACCATGCTCTACGGCAGCCACATCGCCTGGCGCACGCCCACCAGCCCCATCCCGGCGGAGATCAATCCGCGCTTCGTCTTTGACCGCCTCTTCCGCGAGGATGCCGCCCAGCGCCAAGCCAGTGCCGAGGAAAACAAAAGCGTGCTGGACCTGGTGCTGGCCGATGCCAAATCCCTGCGCGCCAAAGTGGGCAAGGAGGACCAGCAGCGCCTGGACGAATACCTGGAAAGCCTGCGCCACATCGAGCGCCGCATTGATGCCGACATCGCCCGCGTGGCCAGCGGGGAGAACCTGGACCCGGCAGCGAAGGAAGCGATGGCGCGCCTGGACAAACGCATCGCCGAGGCCATGGCCGCCAACCCCAAGGACGCGGGCTCCCGCCTGCGGATGGACCACACGGAGCACTGCCGCCTAATGCTGGACCTCATGGCGCTGTCCTTCCAGACGGACAGCACCCGCACCAGCACCTTCATGTTTGGCTGGGCCGTCAGCGGCAAGAATTTTTCCTTCCTGCCCGGCGTGGAGGGCGGCCACCACCAGCTCTCCCATCACGAGGGCAAGGCCGACAAGCTGGACGCCTACGAGAAGATCAACCGCTGGCATGTCGACCAGTACAGCTACCTCATCGACAAGCTGAAAAGCATCCAGGAAGGCGAGGGCAACCTGCTGGACAACAGCCTCATCCTCTTTGGCTCCAGCATCCGCGATGGCAACAAGCACGACCCTCGTAACCTCCCCCTCGTCCTTGCCGGTCACGGCGGCGGTGTGAAAGGCGGCCAGCATGTGGTGGCGGCCAAGGACACCCCGCTGTGCAACCTCTACACCGGCATGCTAAATCGCGCCGGAGTCGAAACCCCCTCCTTCGGCGACAGCTCCGGCATTCTGGAAGTGTAA
- a CDS encoding beta-ketoacyl-[acyl-carrier-protein] synthase family protein: MVPVPSQHILITGAGIVSPLGLDWQENEASFRANRTAFRPVTMFDVSERIAKTAAHVDLPSERLFLKTPLRRQHLIDRGTSMLLLALRETLAMAKMPGLEGVDAIIIGTSAGAMGIGQDYFRHAAASPVKQPGQISRLEFYQPQRQLNAIAQEYDWRGPMILVSNACASGANAIGDAMAMIQTGKARRVIAGGYDAIAELVYAGFDTLRALAPSGIPRPFDAARDGLALGEGAALVLLESETAAAERGAQALAVAAGYATATDLHHLTQPDPAGKAAIRTMTGACHMAGIAPSQVSYINSHGTGTPYNDVAEASAVQAWAGEDAAKIALSSTKSAMGHLLGGAGAVEAVICLMAMRGQWLPGSLNIRETDPAVCFDLVYSFREAPVKVALTNSFGFGGTNATLVFTEVGSLSSARPPGSPLSAPLAAAHRPLHILGAGAVSAAGWGTAALATAITEKATLPTQESPRTVGTRDWPCLTRPAPAIPADRLPKFPRLRRASPITKFTMAAALEALEQAGHPQAQGIAPGRLGIVQLMFNGCVQFSGKFYHEVIATPALASPLIFPETVYNAPASHVAAFLGVDGPATTLIGESSAIIEAVSLAHTWLTQGLVDHVLVIGAEECDWLGAEATSYYHPDLQASEGAGALLLSLTPGPEGKPHLHLAHTPALAYHHEAEKAAHLRTLATRPQFNQAQHITGLSGIPLLDQSESEAHPGRDALRRVRLDASEATSDQLTTASQPVRTEAEGSVGTLARIQNLSGEAATPGRDALRRVRLDAPAASPDQPTTAETGTATPGQTTHYHPRQILGESMGAAGALQLALAATLARQTSRPVSLTLPGSLCAAYGAVVEVE, encoded by the coding sequence GTGGTCCCCGTTCCCTCCCAGCACATTCTCATTACCGGAGCCGGCATCGTCTCCCCCCTCGGCCTCGACTGGCAGGAAAATGAAGCCTCCTTCCGGGCAAATCGCACCGCCTTTCGCCCGGTGACGATGTTCGATGTCAGCGAACGCATCGCCAAGACCGCTGCGCATGTGGATCTGCCCAGCGAGCGCCTTTTCCTGAAGACCCCGCTGCGCCGCCAGCACCTGATTGATCGCGGCACCAGCATGCTGCTCCTGGCCCTGCGGGAGACCCTGGCCATGGCCAAAATGCCTGGGCTGGAAGGTGTGGATGCCATCATCATCGGCACCTCCGCCGGGGCCATGGGCATCGGCCAAGACTACTTTCGCCACGCCGCCGCCAGCCCCGTGAAGCAGCCCGGCCAGATCTCCCGCCTGGAGTTTTACCAGCCCCAGCGCCAGCTCAATGCCATCGCCCAGGAGTACGACTGGCGCGGGCCCATGATCCTCGTCTCCAATGCCTGCGCCAGCGGGGCCAATGCCATCGGCGATGCCATGGCCATGATCCAGACCGGCAAAGCCCGGCGCGTGATCGCCGGCGGCTACGATGCCATCGCCGAGCTGGTCTATGCCGGGTTTGATACCCTCCGCGCCCTCGCCCCCAGCGGCATCCCCCGCCCCTTCGATGCCGCCCGCGATGGCCTGGCCCTGGGCGAAGGTGCCGCCCTCGTCCTCCTGGAAAGCGAAACCGCCGCTGCCGAGCGTGGGGCCCAGGCCCTGGCCGTGGCCGCCGGGTACGCCACCGCCACAGACCTCCACCACCTCACCCAGCCAGATCCCGCCGGCAAAGCCGCCATCCGCACCATGACGGGTGCCTGCCACATGGCCGGCATCGCCCCCAGCCAGGTCAGCTACATCAATTCCCACGGCACCGGCACCCCCTACAACGACGTGGCCGAAGCCAGCGCCGTGCAGGCCTGGGCCGGGGAAGACGCCGCCAAGATCGCCCTCAGCTCCACCAAATCCGCCATGGGCCACCTCCTCGGCGGGGCCGGGGCCGTCGAGGCCGTCATCTGCCTCATGGCCATGCGCGGCCAGTGGCTGCCCGGCAGCCTGAACATCCGCGAAACCGACCCCGCCGTCTGTTTCGACCTCGTCTACAGCTTCCGCGAAGCCCCCGTGAAGGTCGCCCTCACCAACAGCTTCGGCTTTGGCGGCACCAATGCCACCCTCGTCTTTACGGAGGTCGGCAGCCTCTCCAGCGCCCGTCCCCCCGGCAGCCCCCTTTCCGCCCCCCTGGCCGCCGCCCATCGGCCCCTGCACATCCTCGGGGCCGGGGCCGTCTCCGCCGCAGGCTGGGGCACCGCCGCCCTGGCCACCGCCATCACCGAAAAAGCCACCCTGCCCACCCAGGAAAGCCCGCGCACCGTCGGCACCCGCGACTGGCCCTGCCTCACCCGCCCCGCCCCTGCCATCCCGGCGGATCGCCTGCCCAAATTTCCCCGCCTGCGCCGCGCCAGCCCCATCACCAAATTCACCATGGCCGCCGCGCTGGAGGCCCTGGAGCAAGCCGGCCACCCCCAGGCCCAGGGCATCGCCCCCGGTCGCCTCGGCATCGTCCAGCTCATGTTCAATGGCTGCGTCCAGTTCAGCGGCAAATTTTACCACGAAGTCATCGCCACCCCCGCCCTGGCCAGCCCGCTGATCTTCCCCGAGACCGTTTACAACGCCCCCGCCTCCCACGTGGCCGCCTTCCTGGGCGTGGATGGCCCCGCCACCACCCTCATCGGCGAATCCAGCGCCATCATCGAGGCCGTCTCCCTCGCCCACACCTGGCTCACCCAGGGGCTGGTGGATCACGTCCTCGTCATCGGGGCCGAGGAATGCGACTGGCTGGGGGCCGAGGCCACCAGCTACTACCACCCCGACCTCCAGGCCTCCGAAGGCGCCGGGGCCCTCCTCCTCAGCCTCACCCCCGGCCCCGAGGGGAAACCCCACCTGCACCTGGCCCACACCCCCGCCCTCGCCTACCACCACGAGGCCGAAAAAGCCGCCCACCTCCGCACCCTGGCCACCCGCCCCCAGTTCAACCAGGCCCAGCACATCACCGGCCTCTCCGGCATCCCCCTGCTCGACCAGTCCGAAAGCGAAGCCCATCCGGGTAGGGACGCGCTGCGCCGCGTCCGACTTGATGCCTCCGAAGCTACCTCCGACCAGCTCACCACCGCTTCACAACCCGTCCGCACCGAAGCCGAAGGGAGCGTGGGCACTCTTGCCCGCATCCAAAACCTCAGCGGCGAAGCCGCCACTCCTGGTAGGGACGCGCTGCGCCGCGTCCGGCTTGATGCCCCCGCAGCCAGCCCCGACCAGCCCACCACCGCTGAGACGGGCACGGCCACTCCTGGCCAAACCACCCACTACCACCCGCGCCAGATCCTGGGCGAAAGCATGGGTGCCGCCGGAGCCCTGCAACTGGCCCTCGCCGCCACCCTCGCCCGCCAGACCTCCCGGCCCGTCTCCCTCACCCTCCCCGGCAGCCTCTGCGCCGCCTACGGCGCCGTCGTCGAGGTCGAGTGA
- a CDS encoding AMP-binding protein: MFADRWKQILTRQGDEIALWHPGGALSYHALEAAARALVPQSCGRLGRYYLAQGDGAEVTVALLAGFLTGRPVQVVEKDRSRRMPTCCVPRNTALVKQTVGSSGVRRCQFFTWAQVAADVDGLHAALGLGRCAVALAPLSVAHSFGLTTTVLQTLLHGLPTHWLPTPFPTGMVEALALHERAFLPGVPAMWKAWLMTRLDLSRVALAVSAGSPLTLELEAGVRETFGLKLHNLYGTSETGAISYDGTETPRTQAGDLGTLLPGVRATVVEGRLLVESAAVGLGYDTVQPGELFSLGRHRTWDRVMLAGEALSYVCCEGPGINVASRKLSPAAIAEKIRQATGVRHVRIHGQPSRDPERMQDVVACIGIPPDQLTSDFKSRACAALAPWEVPRHWRIENPARPTSGDDPAGGLEGLAAQLA; this comes from the coding sequence ATGTTTGCTGATCGCTGGAAACAAATCCTGACCCGTCAGGGCGATGAGATCGCCCTCTGGCATCCTGGGGGTGCGCTGTCCTACCATGCCCTGGAGGCGGCGGCGCGTGCGCTGGTGCCGCAGAGCTGCGGGCGGCTGGGGCGGTACTACCTGGCGCAGGGAGATGGGGCGGAGGTCACCGTGGCCCTGCTGGCCGGGTTTCTCACGGGCAGGCCGGTGCAGGTGGTGGAAAAGGACCGCAGCCGCCGGATGCCCACCTGCTGCGTGCCGCGCAATACGGCGCTGGTGAAGCAGACCGTGGGCAGCAGTGGCGTGCGGCGTTGCCAGTTCTTCACCTGGGCGCAGGTGGCGGCGGATGTGGACGGGCTGCATGCGGCCCTGGGCCTGGGGCGCTGCGCCGTGGCCCTGGCCCCACTGAGTGTGGCGCACAGCTTTGGCCTGACGACGACGGTTTTGCAGACCCTCCTGCACGGCCTGCCCACGCACTGGCTGCCCACGCCCTTTCCCACCGGCATGGTGGAGGCCCTGGCCCTGCATGAGCGCGCCTTTCTCCCCGGCGTGCCCGCCATGTGGAAGGCCTGGCTGATGACCCGGCTGGACCTTTCCCGCGTGGCCCTGGCCGTGTCCGCAGGGTCGCCCCTGACGCTGGAGCTGGAGGCCGGCGTGCGCGAAACCTTCGGCCTGAAGCTGCACAATCTCTACGGCACCAGCGAGACCGGGGCCATCAGCTACGATGGGACGGAAACGCCCCGTACGCAGGCCGGGGACCTGGGCACCCTGCTGCCGGGCGTGCGCGCCACCGTGGTGGAGGGGCGCCTGCTGGTGGAAAGCGCCGCCGTGGGCCTGGGCTACGACACCGTGCAGCCTGGCGAGCTTTTTTCCCTGGGCCGCCACCGCACCTGGGACCGCGTGATGCTGGCGGGCGAGGCCCTATCCTACGTCTGCTGCGAGGGGCCGGGCATCAATGTGGCCAGCCGCAAGCTGAGCCCCGCCGCCATCGCTGAAAAGATCCGCCAGGCCACCGGCGTGCGCCACGTGCGCATCCACGGCCAGCCCAGCCGGGACCCGGAGCGCATGCAGGACGTGGTGGCCTGCATCGGCATCCCGCCGGATCAGCTCACCAGCGACTTCAAATCCCGCGCCTGCGCCGCCCTGGCCCCCTGGGAAGTGCCACGCCACTGGCGCATCGAAAACCCCGCCCGCCCCACCAGTGGAGACGACCCCGCTGGCGGCCTCGAAGGCCTCGCCGCGCAGTTGGCGTGA
- a CDS encoding nuclease-related domain-containing protein — MGKSLESLLLIFLGLLIAPAGVFLAAYSIFSFLPESFSGLRGLCSLAAAAIALGVGMGWLYLGMSRFMNLKLGLFGERVVADELEGLKKQGYAVFHDVPCLGGSARFNLDHVVVGRGVVVVIETKTRRKPKGDKEGHKLSYNGQVLTWPGGQTSTGELEQAQRNADWLRRELKKEEKVDAVVHPVLTFPGWYVNGGPPQAPVTVVAHKMLAATLEKRFQPSLTQAQTDAVVRHLNRLCTNLEYADVE; from the coding sequence ATGGGCAAGTCTTTGGAATCCCTGCTGCTGATTTTCCTGGGGCTGCTGATCGCGCCTGCAGGCGTGTTTTTGGCTGCCTACTCTATTTTTAGCTTTTTGCCTGAGTCGTTTTCAGGCTTGAGGGGCCTGTGCTCCCTGGCGGCAGCCGCCATTGCCCTGGGGGTTGGCATGGGGTGGCTTTACCTGGGCATGAGTCGATTCATGAACCTCAAGCTCGGCCTGTTTGGCGAGCGGGTGGTGGCGGATGAGTTGGAGGGGCTGAAGAAGCAGGGGTATGCGGTGTTCCACGATGTGCCCTGCCTGGGCGGCAGCGCGCGGTTTAATCTGGACCACGTGGTGGTGGGCCGGGGCGTGGTGGTGGTGATCGAAACCAAGACGAGACGGAAACCGAAGGGGGACAAGGAGGGCCACAAGCTGAGCTACAATGGCCAGGTGCTGACGTGGCCCGGCGGCCAAACCAGCACGGGCGAGCTGGAGCAGGCCCAGCGCAATGCGGACTGGCTGCGCAGGGAGCTGAAGAAGGAGGAGAAGGTGGATGCCGTGGTGCACCCGGTCCTGACTTTCCCCGGCTGGTATGTGAACGGCGGCCCGCCCCAGGCCCCCGTGACCGTGGTGGCGCATAAAATGCTGGCGGCCACCCTGGAAAAACGCTTCCAGCCTTCACTCACCCAGGCGCAGACGGATGCAGTGGTGCGGCACCTGAACCGGCTGTGCACGAACCTGGAGTATGCGGATGTGGAGTGA